One Vitis riparia cultivar Riparia Gloire de Montpellier isolate 1030 chromosome 4, EGFV_Vit.rip_1.0, whole genome shotgun sequence genomic window carries:
- the LOC117913681 gene encoding protein NDL2: protein MADSSDSVSIDMETISLGGKEHLVKTSKGSVSVSVFGDPDKPALVTYPDLALNHLSCFQGLFFCPEAFSLLLHNFCIYHISPPGHELGADAVSLDEPALSADDLADQIAEVLNFLGLGAVMCMGVTAGAYILTLFAIKYRHHVVGLILISPLCKAPSWTEWLYNKVMLNVLYYYGMCGVVKELLLKRYFSKEVRGSAQVPESDIVQACRRLLDERQSSNVLKFLEAINGRPDITEGLRKLQCRSLLFVGDNSPFHSEALHMTSKLDRRYSALVEVQSCGSMVTEEQPHAMLIPMEYFLMGYGLYRPSTVSLSPRSPLSPSCIAPELLSPESMGLKLKPIKTRIS from the exons ATGGCGGATTCAAGCGATTCGGTTTCCATTGATATGGAGACGATATCCCTGGGAGGGAAG GAGCACCTCGTAAAAACTAGCAAGGGTTCAGTCTCTGTCTCTGTGTTTGGAGACCCGGACAAGCCAGCTCTTGTTACTTATCCTGATTTAGCTCTAAATC ATTTGTCCTGTTTTCAAGGCTTATTCTTCTGTCCAGAAGCATTTTCTTTGCTGCTCCACAACTTTTGCATTTATCATATAAGTCCTCCTGGGCATGAG TTGGGAGCCGATGCAGTCAGCCTTGATGAACCTGCACTTTCTGCTGATGACTTGGCAGATCAGATTGCTGAGGTTCTCAACTTTTTgg GACTTGGTGCAGTGATGTGCATGGGGGTTACAGCTGGAGCTTACATTCTTACCCTATTTGCT ATAAAATATAGGCATCATGTTGTGGGTTTGATACTTATTTCTCCTCTATGCAAAGCACCATCTTGGACAGAATGGTTGTATAACAAG GTGATGTTGAATGTACTCTACTACTATGGCATGTGTGGTGTGGTGAAGGAGTTATTGCTTAAGAGGTACTTCAGCAAG GAAGTCCGTGGTAGTGCTCAGGTACCAGAATCAGATATAGTTCAGGCATGCAGAAGA TTGCTGGATGAGAGGCAGAGTTCAAATGTTTTGAAGTTTCTTGAAGCGATTAATGG GAGACCAGACATTACGGAAGGATTGAGGAAACTACAATGTCGGTCGCTATTATTTGTTGGGGATAACTCTCCTTTCCACTCTGAGGCCCTCCACATGACCTCAAAACTAGACAGAAGATATAGTGCCTTAGTGGAG GTTCAATCATGCGGGTCGATGGTGACCGAGGAGCAGCCTCACGCCATGTTGATTCCCATGGAGTACTTTCTCATGGGATATGGGTTGTACAGGCCATCGACGGTCAGTCTGAGTCCAAGAAGCCCCTTGAGTCCGTCTTGCATCGCTCCAGAGCTTCTCTCACCAGAAAGCATGGGCTTGAAGTTAAAACCAATAAAAACACGAATCTCataa
- the LOC117912396 gene encoding thiamine phosphate phosphatase-like protein, producing MQNKKPNLISTVTAKCQTGTSLCNIDSCQHQTTRRPKRVWEQDARTPTHSMAVVVVFDFDKTIIDCDSDNWVVDELGLTPLFTQLLPTMPWNSLMDRMFMELHSQGKTMEEIAECLKRAPLHPRIISAIKSAHASGCDLRIVSDANAFFIETVLKHHGLMDCFSEIKTNPSFVDGEGRLRILPYHDLKSSSHGCNICPPNMCKGLVMEMVRTSVSAEGKKRFIYLGDGSADFCSGLKLGEGDYLMPRKNYPIWETICSNPKLIKSKINEWSNGEELEKILLQLITAISIEEKCNMRSDKCQASSMDSHKTFQSVLPVPH from the exons atgcaaaataaaaaaccaaatttgATTTCTACTGTCACTGCCAAGTGCCAAACAGGTACCTCTCTCTGCAATATTGATTCATGTCAACATCAAACGACCAGGAGACCGAAACGTGTATGGGAACAGGATGCCAGGACTCCCACTCATT CAATGGCTGTGGTGGTGGTTTTTGATTTTGACAAGACCATTATAGACTGTGATAGTGATAATTGGGTTGTGGATGAGTTGGGTCTCACCCCTTTGTTCACTCAGCTCCTCCCCACCATGCCTTGGAACTCTCTCAtg gATAGGATGTTTATGGAACTTCACTCACAAGGGAAAACTATGGAGGAAATTGCAGAATGTCTAAAAAGGGCTCCATTGCATCCCAGGATTATCTCTGCAATTAAATCAGCTCATGCTTCtgg GTGTGATTTGAGGATAGTCAGTGATGCAAATGCTTTCTTCATTGAGACAGTCCTGAAACATCATGGGTTGATGGACTGTTTCTCCGAAATCAAAACAAACCCTAGCTTTGTGGATGGAGAAGGAAGGCTCAGAATCTTACCATACCATGATCTCAAGTCATCTTCCCATGGCTGCAACATCTGCCCTCCCAACATGTGCAAG GGTCTGGTCATGGAAATGGTAAGGACCTCTGTGTCTGCAGAGGGGAAGAAGAGGTTCATCTATCTAGGGGATGGAAGTGCTGATTTTTGCTCAGGTTTGAAGCTTGGAGAAGGGGACTACCTGATGCCCAGAAAGAATTACCCCATTTGGGAGACTATTTGCAGTAACCCAAAGCTGATCAAGTCCAAGATTAATGAATGGAGTAATGGGGAGGAACTGGAGAAGATCCTCCTCCAATTGATCACTGCAATCAGCATTGAGGAGAAGTGTAATATGAGGTCTGATAAATGTCAGGCCAGTTCCATGGATTCCCATAAAACATTCCAAAGTGTTCTCCCAGTTCCTCATTAG
- the LOC117912090 gene encoding homeobox protein ATH1 has translation MMENDMFNVPMDIAGRNHVVMDGVSSHMSTNSLIQSDLFHLNSQNQFMIGLPVLPMLQGETINGLHADFQMTSRPAIVDSDELVSRNSSLGQACPIGSTNGQEQFNEVTTISASSLATLLATKSGLHENLDNLAISATSVFPSEDLRTFVSSDCSNTSNSSLATSVDCPYDGVLSDMTRKWGFDKFLPPPELTGKTTLRTGFQPFHIIGDMDPNGWISSSADTRTVPPYGSSNELSLSLATSQPSVMCGATAPNQCSERSCSGVTHPCLNEVGLGSEQGSCNSKELSLSFGSYRPAQFSQVISGSRYLHVIQEILAEILNYSLENLDHSNYSTTRTGGQANVQLSSGYAAQRGLLVMGSDEFPDEDGRYAVPMDPVLQKREVEAKKTQLLALLQVVDDQYNQCLDEIHTVISAFHAATELDPQIHARFALHTISLLYKNLRERISNQILAMGTRFTNGCTSEKERPPFESSFIQKQWDLQQLRRKDHQLWRPQRGLPERSVSVLRAWMFQNFLHPYPKDTEKHLLAVKSGLTRSQVSNWFINARVRLWKPMIEEMYSEMNRRKGRRNDEESNNSNRRSTISMDNQRYKII, from the exons ATGATGGAGAATGATATGTTCAATGTGCCAATGGATATAGCTGGCCGGAATCATGTGGTCATGGATGGAGTTTCTTCACACATGTCCACAAATTCACTCATTCAGTCTGATTTATTTCACCTCAACAGCCAAAACCAGTTCATGATTGGACTTCCCGTGCTTCCAATGTTGCAAGGAGAAACTATAAATGGTCTCCATGCTGATTTTCAAATGACTAGTCGCCCAGCGATTGTTGATTCTGATGAGTTGGTTTCTAGAAATTCATCACTTGGACAAGCCTGCCCCATTGGAAGCACCAATGGTCAGGAGCAATTCAATGAAGTGACAACCATTTCTGCTTCTTCACTCGCCACCCTTTTGGCCACAAAAAGTGGACTTCACGAAAATCTAGATAATTTAGCCATTTCAGCGACTTCAGTTTTCCCTTCAGAAGATTTAAGGACTTTTGTCTCAAGTGACTGCTCCAATACTTCAAATTCTTCACTTGCAACCTCAGTGGACTGTCCCTATGATGGAGTACTAAGTGACATGACTCGTAAATGGGGTTTTGACAAGTTTCTTCCTCCTCCAGAGCTTACTGGGAAAACCACTTTAAGAACCGGGTTTCAACCATTTCATATCATAGGAGACATGGATCCAAATGGGTGGATATCATCAAGTGCAGACACGAGAACAGTTCCTCCTTATGGCTCCTCTAATGAGTTGTCTCTAAGTCTTGCCACTTCTCAGCCCTCTGTTATGTGCGGGGCAACTGCTCCAAATCAGTGCTCCGAGAGAAGCTGTTCGGGTGTAACTCACCCTTGCTTAAATGAAGTAGGATTGGGCTCAGAACAAGGTTCTTGCAACAGTAAGGAGCTTTCCCTGAGTTTTGGTTCTTATAGACCTGCCCAATTCTCTCAAGTAATATCTGGATCAAGATATCTTCATGTGATTCAGGAAATACTTGCTGAAATTTTGAACTATTCGCTTGAAAATCTAGACCACTCGAATTATTCAACCACTAGGACTGGGGGTCAGGCAAATGTGCAATTATCTTCAGGTTATGCTGCTCAGAGAGGGCTTTTAGTGATGGGTTCTGATGAATTTCCTGATGAGGATGGTAGATATGCAGTTCCAATGGATCCAGTGTTGCAAAAGCGGGAAGTTGAAGCTAAGAAAACCCAACTTCTGGCTCTACTTCAAGTG GTTGATGACCAATATAACCAATGCTTGGACGAGATTCATACAGTGATATCTGCGTTTCATGCTGCAACAGAGTTGGATCCTCAGATACATGCTCGATTTGCCCTTCATACGATCTCTTTGCTATATAAAAACCTCAGAGAAAGAATTAGCAACCAAATCCTTGCGATGGGAACGCGTTTCACAAATGGATGCACAAGTGAAAAGGAGAGACCACCTTTTGAGTCTTCTTTCATCCAAAAGCAATGGGACCTCCAGCAGCTAAGAAGAAAAGATCATCAACTATGGAGACCGCAAAGAGGCTTGCCAGAAAGATCTGTCTCAGTTTTACGGGCATGGATGTTCCAGAACTTTCTACATCC GTATCCTAAGGACACGGAGAAGCATTTGCTTGCAGTAAAAAGTGGATTGACAAGGAGCCAG GTTTCCAATTGGTTTATAAATGCTCGGGTCCGACTGTGGAAGCCAATGATAGAGGAAATGTACTCAGAGATGAACAGGAGAAAGGGTCGTAGAAATGATGAAGAGTCCAACAACAGCAATCGAAGAAGCACCATAAGCATGGACaatcaaagatataaaatcaTCTGA
- the LOC117913432 gene encoding abscisic acid receptor PYL2-like — protein sequence MDPHHHHGLAEEEFRALEPIIQNYHTFEPSPNTCTSLITQKIDAPAQVVWPFVRSFENPQKYKHFIKDCTMRGDGGVGSIREVTVVSGLPASTSTERLEILDDEKHILSFRVVGGEHRLNNYRSVTSVNDFSKEGKDYTIVLESYIVDIPEGNTGEDTKMFVDTVVKLNLQKLAVVAITSLHENE from the coding sequence ATGGACCCCCACCATCACCATGGCCTCGCAGAAGAAGAATTCAGAGCCCTTGAGCCCATCATCCAAAACTACCACACCTTTGAGCCATCTCCAAACACCTGCACTTCTCTCATAACACAGAAGATTGATGCCCCAGCCCAAGTGGTCTGGCCCTTTGTGAGAAGCTTTGAGAACCCCCAGAAGTACAAGCACTTCATCAAGGATTGCACCATGAGGGGTGATGGTGGGGTTGGGAGTATAAGAGAAGTCACTGTGGTTTCTGGGCTTCCAGCCTCCACCAGCACAGAGAGGCTTGAGATTCTGGATGATGAGAAGCATATCCTAAGCTTCAGAGTTGTTGGAGGGGAGCACAGACTGAATAATTATCGATCAGTGACTTCAGTAAACGATTTTTCCAAAGAAGGGAAGGATTACACCATCGTTTTGGAGTCTTATATTGTGGACATACCAGAAGGGAACACAGGAGAAGACACCAAGATGTTTGTGGACACTGTTGTGAAGCTCAATCTTCAGAAGCTTGCAGTTGTGGCCATCACTTCTCTGCATGAAAATGAGTGA